The following is a genomic window from Clostridium fungisolvens.
AGAGGATTTTTCTTTCTATTGCGAGAAAGTTCCATCAGTACATTTTAGACTTGGTATATCTGATGGTTCTAAAGGTGAATCACCGCTACATTCACCTAATTTTGACGGATCATTCGAAGCATTGTATTATGGTATATATACTCTTGTAAACTATGTTTTAAACGCATAATCAAATTTATTTTTTATTGGGGGGAAAAGTTTTGTTAGGTACTTTAGTAAACTTTGGGGCTATTGTTATTGGAGGCATATTGGGATTACTTCTAAAAGGAGGAATACCCGAACGATTAAGCAAAACTATTATGAACGGTCTTGCTTTGTGTGTTTTGTATATAGGTATATCTGGTACCTTAAAAGGAGATAATCCACTATTAATAATTATTTCAATTGCAGTAGGAGCATTAATTGGTGAGCTCATTGATATTGATAACTTACTAAGCAAATTTGGAGAATTCATTGAAGAAAAATTTAATAAAATGACAAAGAACTCCCCTATTGCTGAAGGATTTGTCACTTCATCATTATTATTTTGCGTTGGAGCTATGGCAATAGTTGGTTCCCTCCAAAGTGGTCTTGAGGGAAATCATACTGTACTATTTAACAAATCCATTCTAGATGGTATTTCATCAATAGTTTTTGCTTCATCACTTGGTATTGGCGTTATATTCTCTGCCTTTGCAGTACTAATATATCAAGGAGCTATAACACTACTTGCTACGCTGATTCAAGGAATCTTAACAACTACAGTAATAAACAGCATGACAGCAGTAGGAAGCTTGCTTATTATTGGTTTAAGCTTTAATATGCTAGGTATTACTAAAATTAAGGTAGCGAACCTACTTCCTGCCATAATAATACCTATGATATATTCCTTTTTTGCATAGTTAAAGACTTTTATTTCTAGCTAATTTAGAGAACAAGCTCTACAGCTTTCTATTAATTCATTTAGAAAGCTGTAGAGCTCAACATAAAAAAGTCAGCTTACAAGTATTCTGTAAGCTGACTTTTTATTACAAGTTAAAATGCTTAGCTGCTGTTTCAATAGCTTTAATCTTATGCTCTTGTTTTATGGCACAGGTAATTCTGATTTCAGATGTTGTAATCATCTTAACTTCTATATTTGCATCAGAAAACACCTTGAATAGTCTTGCCGCAACCCCAGTAGTATTTTTCATTCCTAACCCTACTAGTGAAAACTTTGTTATATCTTCATCTATTAGTATATTGTCCTTATTTGAAAAATCAGTTAATATTTCCATGCACTCATTTATTTCATTCTTAGGTATTGTGAATGATACATTCACTAAATTCTCCATAGGCGCTGTCTGAGAAATCATATCTATATTAATTTTTCTATTTGCAATTGCCTCAAATAAATCTGATAAAATATTTATATTAGAAGATAAATTTTGTACTGTTACGGAAACATCCTCATCGCTAGTTGCAAGACCTGTTACTGGTTTACTCTCTAAATTCATATCCTTTACCCCCTTAATTACTGTTCCTTTAATATCACTACAACTAAGTCCTACATATATAGGAATATCATATTTTTGTGCGAGTTCTACACTTCTAGAGTGCATTACCTGAGCTCCGAGACTGGCAAGCTCAAGCATCTCTTCATAATCTATAAAATCAAGTTTCTTAGCTTCCTTAAACTTTCTTGGATCGCAGCTATATATACCATCTACATCAGTATATATTTCACATTCTCCTTTAAGCTTTACCGCCAGTGCCACTGCAGAAGTGTCAGAGCCACCTCTTCCAAGGGTTGTAATGTCCCCAATTTCATTTACTCCTTGAAATCCTGCAACAATAACGATCTTTCCTTCGT
Proteins encoded in this region:
- a CDS encoding aspartate kinase — translated: MKTVVQKYGGSSVATAEKIQKVADTLIKKKNKGNNVVAVVSAMGDTTDDLINLAMSVSENPDKREMDALISTGEIISASLLAMALKNKGYDAISYTAYQIGIKTSGIYGKSLIDDIDVKKIKSSLNEGKIVIVAGFQGVNEIGDITTLGRGGSDTSAVALAVKLKGECEIYTDVDGIYSCDPRKFKEAKKLDFIDYEEMLELASLGAQVMHSRSVELAQKYDIPIYVGLSCSDIKGTVIKGVKDMNLESKPVTGLATSDEDVSVTVQNLSSNINILSDLFEAIANRKINIDMISQTAPMENLVNVSFTIPKNEINECMEILTDFSNKDNILIDEDITKFSLVGLGMKNTTGVAARLFKVFSDANIEVKMITTSEIRITCAIKQEHKIKAIETAAKHFNL
- a CDS encoding DUF554 domain-containing protein, with protein sequence MLGTLVNFGAIVIGGILGLLLKGGIPERLSKTIMNGLALCVLYIGISGTLKGDNPLLIIISIAVGALIGELIDIDNLLSKFGEFIEEKFNKMTKNSPIAEGFVTSSLLFCVGAMAIVGSLQSGLEGNHTVLFNKSILDGISSIVFASSLGIGVIFSAFAVLIYQGAITLLATLIQGILTTTVINSMTAVGSLLIIGLSFNMLGITKIKVANLLPAIIIPMIYSFFA